Below is a window of Deltaproteobacteria bacterium DNA.
GGGATGGCGGCGACGTTCGGAAGCCCCGTGTCGGCCGTGCTGCTCGCCGTCGAGCTCCTGCTCTTCGAGTACCGTCCGCGCTCACTCGTACCGGTAGCGCTCGCCGCAATCGTCGCGACCACCGTACGTGCCGCCATCGTGGGAACGGCGCCGATGTTCGCGATGCCCGACGTCCCGATCGCGAGCGCCGGGGCGCTCGTCGCATACGTGCTGCTCGGCGCCGTGGTCGGTGCGGCCGCGATCGCCATCACGCGGCTGGTGTACGGCATCGAGGACGCGTTCGCGCGGCTCCCGCTGCACTGGATGTGGTGGCCGGCCCTCGGGAGCGTGGTCGTCGGCCTCGTCGGCCTCGCCGCGCCGAGGACACTTGGCGTCGGTTATGACAACATCGAGCGCATCGTCGCGGGCGATCTCGGCGGTGCGGAGTGTCTCGCGTTCTGCGCATGGAAGCTCCTCTCGTGGTCCATCGCGCTCGGCAGCGGAACGTCGGGCGGCACGCTCGCCCCGCTGTTCACGATCGGCGGTGGACTCGGCGCAGTGCTCGGCGGGCTCGCGGGCACAGCCCTGCCCCAGGCGGGCGTCGACGTGCGGGTCGCCGCGCTCGTCGGCATGGCGGCGATGTTCGCCGGCGCGTCTCGCGCGCCCCTCGCGTCGGTGGTCTTCGCGTTCGAGACGACGCGGCAATTCGGCGGCCTGCTGCCGCTTCTCGGCGGGTGCACGGCGGGATTCCTCGTCTCGTGCGTCGGCATGCCGACGTCGATGATGACCGAAAAGATCGAGCGCCGTGGCGTGCGTGTCGTCGGCGAGTACGTCGCCGACTATCTGAGCCAAGTGACCGTCCGCGACGTGGCCCTCCGCTCGGTGGTGACGCTCCGCGCCGACACCACCGTCGGCGCAGCCCGCCGCTGGCTCGCGTCACGCGTGCCCGGCTCCGACCACCACGGATTCCCCGTCGTGGACGCGGACGACCGCCTCGTCGGCGTCGTGACCCGCCGCGACGTCTTCGAGACGGGCACCGACGACGCTCGCCTCGCCGACCTCGTCGGCTCCGACGTCGCCGTCGTCTACGACGACTGCTCGCTGCGCGACGCCGCCGACCGCATGGCCACCCGCCGCATCGGACGCTTGCCGGTGGTGCATCGCGCGCGACCCGACACCGTGATCGGCATCGTCACGCGCAGCGACCTCGTCGACGCCCACGCCCGCCGCCTCGCAAGCTGACACCGCAGCCGGCCGGGGCGAGGGGGCGACTACCAGGAAACCTCTGCTCAGATGGGTTCCCTAGCGGTACTGCTCGAGCAGGTAGTGGCGGATCGGGTTGTCGGTGGCGGCGATCGCGGCCGCCATGGCCGCCCTGTCGACCGGCACGCGCCGGAGCTGGACCGCGACGGCGCCGTTGGCCGCTTCGATCATCGCGTATTCGGCGTGGCAGAGGAGCGTGGGGGGGCAGCCGTCGGGGTGCTCCTGGAACGGCAGCCCGACGCTGCCGGGATTCACGATCAAGACGCCGCGATGCTGGCGCGTCATCTGGAGGTGCGTATGGCCGCCCGCCATCACCGTCCCGCGCCGTCCCATCAGCATCTCGTCGACCTCCTCGGGCGGCGTCGTCGCGAGGAGATCCTCCATGTGCGAGCGCAGCGTGCCGTGGAAGAGCACCAGGGTCGCTTGCCCGTCGAGCGGGATCGCGAGGCTCGCCTGGAACGTGCGGAGAAACGCGACCTCGTCGTCGGAGAGCCGGGCACGGCACCACTCGACGCTCTCCACCACGATCGGCGTCTCGGTGTAGCTATGGATGAGGTCGCGCTTCAGCATGAAGTCGTCGTGGTTGCCGAGGATGCGGCGGGTGGTGCGCTCGCGCAGCAGCTGGATCACCGCGTTCGGGGCCGGACCCAGCGTCGCGACGTCGCCGAGACAGATGATCTCGTCGCAGCCCACCCGGTCGGCATCCGCAAGCACGGCACGAAGCGCGACCTCGTTGCCGTGCAGGTCGGAGATGAGCGCGATCCGCATGTCCCATAGATGCCTTGGCGCCCACGTGCCGGTCCAGCACCCGATCTCGGCGGCCCGCACCGGGGCCCCCGTGGGGACGGCCCGACCACGAGCCGCCTTCACGCGGTCCAAGGCATGTCAACGAACCGTCACGAACCGCGCAGCGCGAAATCCCGTGCCTTCGCCGCCGCGTCGGCCCGCGTCGGACGACGGCGCCACGTCCGGCGCCCCGTCCGGGGGTACGCATGTCACGCCCCCGGGCGGCGACCGCCCCCGGTCAGCCGGCGTCCGCCACCGGCACCAGCGCCTTCGCGTCGGCGGTAGTCAGAGCGGCCTCCGCATCTCGCGATGGTAATCCTGCACCGCCTTCACGCCGAGCGGCCCGGGGGCCATCGCCGCGATCGCCTCGGCGGCCGCGATGGCTCCGGCGATGGTCGTGAAGTAGGGGATCTTGCGCTCGAGCGCGGTCCGCCGGATCGAGAACGAATCGCGGAGCTCCTGCGCGTCGGGGCGCGGCGTGTTGATGACGAGCGCGATCGCGCCGGTTTCGAGCGCGTCGACGACGTGCGGACTGCCCTCGGAGACCTTCTTGACGACCTCGGCGGGGATGCCGGCGCGCGTGAGCACTCCGGCGGTGCCGACCGTCGCGACGATGCGGAAGCCGAGCCCGTGGAGGCGGCGCGCGGCGACGATCGCCCCGTCGCGATCCTCCTCGCGGACGCTGACGAACGCCGTCCCGCTCCGCGGCAACACCGTCCCGGCGGCGACCTCGGCCTTGGCGAAGGCAACGCCGAACGAGGGACCGATGCCCATGACCTCGCCCGTCGACTTCATCTCCGGGCCGAGCACGGTGTCGACGCCCGGGAACTTGAGGAACGGGAAGACGGCCTCTTTGACGCTCACGTGCGTGGGAACGACCTCGCGGGTGAAGCCGAGCTCGGCGAGCGTCTTCCCGGCCATGACGCGGGCCGCGACCTTCGCGAGCGGCACTCCGATCGCCTTGCTGACGAACGGCACGGTGCGCGACGCGCGCGGGTTCACCTCGAGGATGTACACGCGCCGACCCTGCACCGCGTACTGGACGTTCATGAGGCCGACGACGCGGAGCTCGCGCGCCATCGCAATCGTCT
It encodes the following:
- a CDS encoding metallophosphoesterase family protein yields the protein MRIALISDLHGNEVALRAVLADADRVGCDEIICLGDVATLGPAPNAVIQLLRERTTRRILGNHDDFMLKRDLIHSYTETPIVVESVEWCRARLSDDEVAFLRTFQASLAIPLDGQATLVLFHGTLRSHMEDLLATTPPEEVDEMLMGRRGTVMAGGHTHLQMTRQHRGVLIVNPGSVGLPFQEHPDGCPPTLLCHAEYAMIEAANGAVAVQLRRVPVDRAAMAAAIAATDNPIRHYLLEQYR
- a CDS encoding chloride channel protein, which translates into the protein MSRHEIEDASTTEGLPVAPSLGPTLARVDLASRATLIGRRDLAVAAMAVALALVVGGIAQLLTRMIGLVTNLAYYGRLATDFVSPADHQLGALAVLVPIVGGLTVGVMARFGSAAIRGHGIPEAMEHVLTNGSRIPARMTLLKPVSAAVAIGTGGPFGAEGPIIATGGALGSLLGQAVPMSPAERKTLLAAGAAAGMAATFGSPVSAVLLAVELLLFEYRPRSLVPVALAAIVATTVRAAIVGTAPMFAMPDVPIASAGALVAYVLLGAVVGAAAIAITRLVYGIEDAFARLPLHWMWWPALGSVVVGLVGLAAPRTLGVGYDNIERIVAGDLGGAECLAFCAWKLLSWSIALGSGTSGGTLAPLFTIGGGLGAVLGGLAGTALPQAGVDVRVAALVGMAAMFAGASRAPLASVVFAFETTRQFGGLLPLLGGCTAGFLVSCVGMPTSMMTEKIERRGVRVVGEYVADYLSQVTVRDVALRSVVTLRADTTVGAARRWLASRVPGSDHHGFPVVDADDRLVGVVTRRDVFETGTDDARLADLVGSDVAVVYDDCSLRDAADRMATRRIGRLPVVHRARPDTVIGIVTRSDLVDAHARRLAS